The Gemmatimonadetes bacterium SCN 70-22 DNA segment GATCGTGCTCAACGGCATCATGGCCGCCGGGTTCGGCGGGCTGCACATCCTCTTTGGCTTCGCCATCTCGCGGAGGTACGGTGGCTAAGCGGCATCCGTCTCCTTCCTCCCGGGCGTCGGCGGAACGCCATCCGGCAGGTGCACGCGCCACCCCCAGCGGGCTCGCCGCGGTGGAGGGGCATGCCCCCGATGCGACGCCGGCCGAACTCGATCGTCTGATTCACGAACGCATCCGGCTGGGCATCGTCTCCGCCCTGGCCGTGAACGAGTCGTTGAGCTTCAACGCCCTCAAGTCGTTGATGGGGACGACGGACGGGAACCTCTCCGTCCACGCGCGCAAGCTCGAGGACGCGGGCTACATCCGCTGCACCAAGTCGTTTGAAGGACGCCACCCCAAGACCGACTTCGCCCTCACCGCCACCGGACGGAAGGCGCTCGAACGGTACCTGGGACACATGGAAGCGATCATCAAGGCCACGCGCGAGAATCATCGGTGACAGCATTCAGACGGGAACCGGGAGACGGGAGACGGGAGACGGTCTCGGCCTCGCCGTTCGGGCCGCAGCACGTGGCCATCATCATGGATGGCAACGGGCGGTGGGCGCAGCAGCGGGGAAAGCCCCGGACGATGGGACACGTGGAGGGGGCCAAGACCGTGCGGCGCATCGTGGAGCATGCGCGGCGCTCGGGGGTGCGCTTCCTGACCCTCTATGCCTTCTCGTCGGACAACTGGAACCGGCCGCCGGACGAGGTGCAGGCGCTGATGAAGCTCTTTCGCCGTCACCTGGCGTCCGAGACGCCGCGCCTGCTCGAGAACGACATCCGCCTCAGCGTCATCGGGCGCCGCGACCGCCTCTCGCCCGAACTGTGCCGCGCCATCGAGGCGTCGGAGCGCGAGACGGC contains these protein-coding regions:
- a CDS encoding transcriptional regulator, coding for MEGHAPDATPAELDRLIHERIRLGIVSALAVNESLSFNALKSLMGTTDGNLSVHARKLEDAGYIRCTKSFEGRHPKTDFALTATGRKALERYLGHMEAIIKATRENHR